A genomic segment from Chloroflexota bacterium encodes:
- a CDS encoding mandelate racemase/muconate lactonizing enzyme family protein produces the protein MTITDVKTYLPWGGPRAETIVKVETDSGLVGWGCSGMSAREWAVEGAVRHYRDFLIGRDPMQIGALWQELYRSQYFEGGRVLTAAISAIDIALYDLKGKALGVPVYELLGGRHRDFVPGFATAHAPYGPELVDDVLHLHGEGWPAIRLGLGTADAGEDGRLFEPRESIALTAEWVIRVREALGQAPVLGIDYHHRLTVAEAASFCQRLPRAALDFLEEPIRDQTPEAYETLRSMTEVPFAIGEEFESKWQALPYIERGLANFMRIDICNVGGFTEAMKVAAWCEAHYIDLMPHNPVGPLCTAASVHFLAAIPNCAWLEVRTPPRGGGGADNSDTTPERRAIYPEQVELDGTWYPLPTEPGLGIEVDEDIAASQELRPWNSTLLHRRDGSYTNF, from the coding sequence ATGACCATCACCGACGTGAAGACCTATCTGCCGTGGGGCGGTCCGCGCGCGGAGACCATCGTCAAGGTCGAGACTGATTCAGGCCTCGTGGGCTGGGGTTGCTCGGGGATGTCGGCGCGCGAGTGGGCGGTCGAGGGCGCCGTGCGGCACTACCGCGACTTCCTGATCGGGCGCGATCCAATGCAAATCGGCGCCCTGTGGCAGGAGCTCTACCGCAGCCAGTACTTCGAGGGCGGGCGGGTGCTCACCGCGGCGATCTCGGCCATCGACATCGCCCTGTACGACCTCAAGGGCAAGGCGCTGGGCGTGCCGGTCTATGAGCTGCTGGGCGGAAGACATCGCGATTTCGTCCCCGGCTTCGCGACCGCGCACGCGCCGTATGGCCCCGAGCTGGTCGATGACGTCCTGCACCTGCACGGGGAGGGTTGGCCGGCCATCCGGCTGGGCCTGGGTACTGCCGATGCCGGTGAGGATGGGCGGCTTTTCGAACCGCGCGAGTCGATTGCCCTGACCGCGGAGTGGGTGATTCGTGTGCGCGAAGCCCTCGGCCAGGCGCCGGTGCTGGGCATCGACTATCACCACCGACTGACGGTGGCCGAAGCGGCGTCGTTCTGCCAGCGGCTGCCTCGCGCGGCGCTCGACTTCCTGGAGGAGCCGATTCGCGACCAGACGCCCGAGGCCTATGAAACCCTGCGTTCGATGACCGAAGTGCCATTCGCGATCGGCGAGGAGTTCGAAAGCAAGTGGCAAGCGCTGCCGTATATCGAGCGCGGGCTGGCGAACTTCATGCGCATCGACATCTGCAATGTCGGCGGATTCACGGAAGCGATGAAGGTCGCCGCCTGGTGCGAGGCGCACTACATCGACCTCATGCCGCACAACCCGGTCGGCCCGCTGTGCACCGCCGCGTCGGTGCACTTCCTGGCGGCCATTCCCAACTGCGCCTGGCTGGAGGTGCGCACCCCGCCGCGCGGGGGCGGAGGCGCGGACAATTCCGACACGACGCCCGAGCGGCGTGCGATCTATCCCGAGCAGGTCGAGCTGGACGGGACGTGGTACCCGCTGCCGACCGAGCCTGGCTTGGGCATCGAGGTCGACGAGGACATTGCCGCGAGCCAGGAGCTTCGCCCCTGGAATTCGACGCTGCTCCACCGCCGCGACGGCTCGTACACGAACTTCTAG
- a CDS encoding NAD(P)/FAD-dependent oxidoreductase: protein MDYDAIIIGCGHNGLVAAFYLARAGLRVLALEQGPKVGGAATTDELIPGFRFSTCAHSFVLFHPQILDDMRLVDLGLRVFRRDPPQFHPFADGEYLLSWNDLERTKESIARVSRHDAEAYDDYVKFWADAAALFAPYLLTPPPTLGEFLRTAEDGPHAAIAHTLVTGTRRQLLDDYFESPRVKASLGTTFDAGTTDNAGGLLYFAFAAALSSQLGQRGLVGFPQGGMGAVTQLLRKAAEAAGAEVRTSSPVAGVHVADGRARGVILADGTVVTARAVLSNADPQRTLAHLVPPEHLPQPFLRSIRRLRINAGYLKLHCATTGLPDWRALPGDGPQHGANVRICESLDHIDQAWNQARAGHMPNEPVLGLVCPSAYDRSAAPPGHHTISIWVEYAPVGLAPNAWESQRARITDALIAQVARYAPNFPDLVLDAYLHGPPEIEARAGMTRGNMHHVDMTIDQMLGARPLPGCAAYRTPLGGLYLCGSGCHPGGGVSGAPGHNAAETVIRDLNAVPAAHPPRATIGASRSA, encoded by the coding sequence ATGGACTACGACGCGATCATCATCGGCTGCGGCCACAACGGCCTCGTGGCGGCGTTCTACCTCGCGCGGGCCGGATTGCGGGTGCTGGCGCTGGAGCAGGGGCCCAAGGTCGGCGGCGCGGCCACCACCGACGAGCTCATTCCCGGCTTCCGCTTCTCCACCTGCGCCCACAGCTTCGTCCTGTTCCATCCGCAAATCCTGGACGACATGCGGCTCGTGGACCTCGGCCTGCGCGTGTTTCGCCGCGATCCCCCGCAGTTCCACCCGTTTGCCGACGGCGAGTATCTGCTCAGTTGGAACGACCTGGAGCGAACCAAGGAATCCATCGCCCGGGTCTCGCGTCACGATGCCGAAGCCTACGATGATTATGTTAAGTTCTGGGCGGACGCCGCAGCGCTGTTCGCCCCCTACCTCTTGACCCCGCCGCCGACTCTCGGCGAGTTTCTCCGCACCGCCGAGGACGGTCCGCACGCCGCCATCGCCCACACCCTCGTCACCGGCACCCGACGCCAACTGCTCGACGACTACTTCGAGTCGCCGCGCGTCAAGGCGTCACTCGGCACCACCTTTGACGCCGGCACCACTGACAACGCCGGCGGCTTGCTCTACTTCGCCTTCGCTGCTGCGCTCTCGTCCCAGCTGGGTCAACGCGGGCTCGTGGGGTTCCCCCAGGGCGGCATGGGTGCCGTCACGCAGCTCCTGCGAAAGGCGGCCGAAGCCGCCGGGGCCGAGGTGCGCACGTCATCGCCTGTCGCCGGCGTGCATGTGGCCGACGGACGCGCCCGCGGCGTCATTCTCGCCGACGGAACCGTCGTGACCGCCCGGGCCGTCCTCTCCAACGCCGACCCGCAACGAACGCTGGCCCACCTGGTCCCGCCCGAGCACCTGCCGCAGCCGTTCCTCCGCTCGATTCGCCGCCTACGGATAAACGCGGGCTACCTGAAGCTGCACTGCGCCACGACCGGTCTTCCCGACTGGCGCGCCCTGCCGGGCGACGGTCCGCAGCACGGCGCCAACGTGCGCATCTGTGAATCGCTGGACCACATCGACCAGGCCTGGAACCAGGCCCGCGCCGGCCACATGCCCAACGAGCCCGTCCTCGGGCTGGTCTGCCCTTCCGCCTACGACCGCTCGGCCGCGCCTCCCGGTCATCACACGATCTCTATTTGGGTGGAATACGCACCCGTCGGCCTTGCACCGAATGCCTGGGAATCCCAGCGGGCTCGAATCACCGACGCGCTGATCGCACAGGTGGCGCGCTACGCCCCCAACTTCCCCGACCTCGTCCTCGACGCCTACCTCCACGGACCGCCCGAGATCGAGGCCCGCGCCGGCATGACCCGCGGCAACATGCACCACGTGGACATGACCATCGATCAGATGCTGGGGGCGCGTCCGCTGCCCGGCTGCGCGGCTTATCGCACGCCGCTCGGCGGGCTCTATCTGTGTGGGTCGGGGTGCCATCCGGGAGGCGGGGTCAGCGGCGCGCCCGGCCACAACGCCGCCGAGACGGTGATCCGCGACCTGAACGCGGTTCCGGCGGCACATCCACCACGCGCTACCATCGGCGCCAGCCGATCCGCCTAG
- a CDS encoding TIM barrel protein, whose translation MKLGLSHETYRWVAFPWMRSDDPEFVGEMQAPIYLRGIDPPPPGELPIDWMVERVAAHGLSSLAMDCGWFQDANRARAFRDRMTQRNLTHLASASVDLAAPPHEWGRGSYDPSWSSRQIPTFDMSQATAVRTGWTGGAPFDIAVRAMELAQAAGARVLSLVHGQPGRLNHYAKDPPIDEQIDRIIGNLKTLLPIADDMGLTLATENHMDYRCSEFALVHEGVGATTLRHVFDFADSMAVNEDPLDGLRHVARFTVATHLRDMRAQPITQVATGAFYHTPIGLGSVPIQSMLDILRAEAPDSDDLHHYVEVVPRPDYDTEHWLTESLDWLRTECAASWT comes from the coding sequence ATGAAGCTCGGGCTCTCGCACGAGACCTACCGCTGGGTCGCGTTCCCGTGGATGCGGTCCGACGACCCCGAGTTCGTCGGCGAGATGCAGGCGCCCATCTACCTGCGCGGCATCGACCCTCCGCCGCCCGGGGAATTGCCGATCGATTGGATGGTCGAACGCGTCGCGGCGCACGGGCTCTCGTCACTGGCCATGGACTGCGGCTGGTTCCAGGACGCGAACCGCGCCCGCGCCTTCCGCGACCGGATGACCCAGCGCAACCTCACCCATCTCGCGTCCGCATCAGTCGACCTGGCCGCACCACCACACGAATGGGGCAGAGGGTCCTACGACCCGTCGTGGAGCAGCCGCCAAATCCCGACGTTCGACATGTCGCAGGCAACCGCCGTGCGGACCGGCTGGACGGGCGGCGCGCCGTTCGACATCGCGGTAAGGGCCATGGAGCTCGCGCAGGCCGCGGGCGCCCGCGTCCTCAGTCTCGTCCACGGGCAGCCCGGCCGCCTCAACCACTACGCCAAGGACCCACCCATCGACGAGCAGATCGACCGGATCATCGGCAACCTCAAAACCCTGCTGCCCATCGCCGACGACATGGGCTTGACGCTGGCGACCGAAAACCACATGGACTACCGCTGCTCGGAGTTCGCCCTGGTCCACGAGGGCGTGGGCGCGACGACCCTGCGCCACGTGTTCGACTTTGCAGACTCCATGGCCGTCAACGAAGACCCGCTCGACGGCCTCCGTCACGTGGCCCGCTTCACCGTCGCCACGCACTTGCGGGACATGCGGGCGCAGCCCATCACCCAGGTAGCCACCGGCGCCTTCTATCACACGCCCATCGGCCTCGGCAGCGTGCCGATTCAGTCGATGCTCGACATCTTGCGGGCCGAGGCGCCGGATTCCGACGACCTGCACCACTATGTCGAGGTCGTCCCGCGGCCCGACTACGACACCGAGCACTGGCTCACCGAGAGCCTGGACTGGCTGCGCACCGAGTGCGCGGCCTCCTGGACCTAG
- a CDS encoding sugar phosphate isomerase/epimerase, producing the protein MKLCISIACYRWAFQPSIRRDGPDYRANGGPLAYLQSFTAPPPEDNRFFWMVDKTAELGLQGLYAHPGEYVDDRAGAEAMRRKVEDRGLIWNGGLTVNMAATDDEWESFEYDNAVRQLKLNHWAGLNIGTMTHRLPNVHNHFSSDPPIDEQMARAAKHLPTLTPVAEELGVIMAWENHMDYRVSEVAGVVDEVNSPWLRITLDTSNPFPSLEDPLEGARIAARNVVAVHFKDFRAQPLRATWEPHFHYSPVGHGDSPIGEILKVLQAEAPDPDNLLANIEISPPPQHDPETWVLESKRWLLEEQGQYFEPHLSAQ; encoded by the coding sequence GTGAAACTCTGCATCTCCATCGCGTGCTACCGCTGGGCCTTTCAGCCCTCGATTCGACGCGACGGCCCCGACTACCGCGCGAACGGCGGGCCGTTGGCCTATTTGCAGTCCTTCACCGCCCCGCCGCCGGAAGACAACCGCTTCTTCTGGATGGTCGACAAGACGGCCGAGCTGGGACTCCAGGGCCTGTACGCCCACCCCGGCGAATACGTCGATGACCGGGCCGGAGCCGAAGCCATGCGCCGCAAGGTTGAGGACCGGGGATTGATCTGGAACGGCGGACTCACGGTCAACATGGCCGCCACCGACGACGAGTGGGAAAGCTTCGAGTACGACAACGCCGTGCGCCAGCTCAAGCTCAACCATTGGGCCGGCCTCAACATCGGCACCATGACCCACCGGCTGCCCAACGTGCACAACCATTTCTCGAGCGACCCGCCGATCGACGAACAAATGGCCCGCGCCGCCAAGCATCTCCCCACGCTGACGCCGGTAGCGGAAGAGCTTGGCGTGATCATGGCCTGGGAAAACCACATGGACTACCGCGTCTCCGAGGTCGCCGGGGTCGTCGACGAGGTCAACTCGCCCTGGCTGCGGATCACCCTGGATACCTCCAACCCATTTCCCAGCCTCGAAGACCCTTTGGAGGGTGCGCGCATCGCCGCCCGCAACGTCGTGGCGGTGCACTTCAAGGACTTCCGCGCCCAACCGCTGCGGGCAACCTGGGAGCCGCACTTCCACTACTCGCCCGTGGGGCACGGCGATTCGCCCATCGGCGAGATTCTCAAGGTGCTCCAGGCCGAGGCGCCCGACCCCGACAACTTGCTCGCCAATATCGAGATCTCACCGCCACCGCAGCACGACCCCGAAACCTGGGTGCTTGAGAGCAAGCGCTGGTTGCTGGAAGAACAGGGCCAATACTTTGAGCCCCATCTCTCCGCCCAATGA
- a CDS encoding glycoside hydrolase family 32 protein has protein sequence MPNYRSRVPSYTFPTTLEAQEAALATNPLMRRLQASRAALADDPYRPIYHYVNPEATLNDPNGLCFWQGNWHLFYQAYPPEDPRQHWGHAVSRDLVHWRDLPYCIYPDPEEKCFSGSTLVEDDRVIAMYFGTQVGNMVATSSDPLLLNWTKVANRAVIPIAASDGSPLPYTVYDPCIWMKDGVYYSLSGWARPGGPAGKPIRANFLFRSTDLEHWEYLHPFVEDDRYTLVGDDGSVPYFWPIGDRHILLFASHMTGAQYLLGDYDTARDKFVATHGGRFNFGAMRPAGIHAPSATPDGRGGVIAIFNMNEGKPTEGWNQIMSLPRRLTLDGDDLFMEPVPALAALRDAHIRVDTTLLPANAEHVFESVQGRALELVAVLNPQDAPMVELNVLRSPGKEEFTRIAFYKNRGHFERVLGTGRHFSLVTIDTSYASGAPDVLSRAPETAPVNVEPDEPVELRIFVDHSVVEVFVNQKQCAAVRVYPERADSIGVSLRAQGADAVLKSLDAWTMRSIWP, from the coding sequence ATGCCCAACTACAGATCGCGCGTACCCAGCTACACCTTCCCGACCACGCTCGAAGCCCAGGAGGCGGCGCTCGCCACCAATCCACTCATGCGGCGCTTGCAGGCCTCGCGGGCGGCGCTCGCCGACGACCCGTACCGCCCGATCTATCATTATGTCAATCCAGAGGCCACGCTCAATGATCCCAACGGCCTGTGCTTCTGGCAGGGCAACTGGCACCTCTTCTATCAGGCCTATCCGCCCGAAGATCCGCGTCAACATTGGGGCCACGCCGTGTCGAGGGACCTCGTGCATTGGCGCGACCTTCCCTACTGCATCTATCCCGACCCCGAAGAGAAGTGCTTCTCCGGTTCGACCCTGGTGGAGGACGACCGGGTCATTGCCATGTACTTCGGCACGCAGGTCGGCAACATGGTGGCCACGTCGAGCGATCCGCTGCTGCTCAACTGGACGAAAGTTGCCAACCGGGCGGTGATTCCGATTGCCGCGTCCGACGGATCGCCCCTGCCATACACCGTTTACGACCCGTGCATCTGGATGAAGGACGGCGTCTACTACTCCCTTTCGGGCTGGGCCAGACCCGGCGGTCCCGCCGGCAAGCCGATCCGCGCGAATTTCCTGTTTCGCTCCACCGACCTGGAGCATTGGGAATACCTGCACCCGTTCGTCGAGGACGACCGCTACACCTTGGTCGGCGACGACGGCTCGGTGCCCTATTTCTGGCCGATCGGCGACCGGCACATCCTGCTCTTCGCCAGCCACATGACCGGCGCCCAATACTTGCTGGGGGACTACGACACGGCGCGGGACAAGTTCGTGGCCACCCACGGGGGACGGTTCAATTTCGGCGCCATGCGGCCCGCCGGCATCCACGCACCCTCCGCCACGCCGGACGGCCGGGGCGGCGTCATCGCCATCTTCAACATGAACGAGGGCAAGCCGACCGAGGGTTGGAATCAAATCATGTCGCTGCCGCGACGCCTAACGCTCGACGGTGACGACCTGTTCATGGAACCGGTGCCGGCGCTCGCGGCGCTGCGGGACGCTCACATCCGAGTGGATACGACCCTGTTACCCGCAAACGCGGAGCACGTGTTCGAGTCGGTCCAGGGCCGTGCGCTCGAGCTCGTGGCCGTACTCAATCCCCAGGACGCACCCATGGTCGAACTGAACGTCCTGCGCTCGCCGGGCAAAGAGGAGTTCACACGCATCGCCTTCTACAAGAACCGCGGACATTTCGAGCGCGTCTTGGGTACCGGGCGGCATTTCAGCCTGGTCACCATCGACACGTCGTACGCGTCGGGGGCGCCGGACGTCCTGTCACGAGCTCCGGAAACGGCGCCGGTGAATGTCGAGCCGGACGAGCCCGTCGAGCTGCGGATATTCGTTGACCACAGCGTCGTCGAAGTGTTTGTGAACCAGAAGCAGTGCGCCGCGGTTCGCGTCTATCCGGAGCGGGCCGACAGCATTGGGGTATCGCTGCGAGCGCAAGGGGCCGACGCCGTGCTCAAATCGCTCGATGCGTGGACTATGCGGTCGATCTGGCCTTGA
- a CDS encoding ABC transporter permease, whose product MGAYILRRVLYIIPVTLGVVTVAFVLLRLVPGDPITLYYFGQDQPGQASASAAGLESESTLERLREAYNLDKSMPHQYVLYLADLVRGDLGISIRKKRPVLHIIGDHWPATMQITLVGMSVAIVVGLTAGILSAIKHHTIIDYAAQMFAIIGVSVPQFLLGLVLIFIFSITLGWLPAISNGHGKELILPSITLGLAASAILARLTRSSMLDVMSRDYIRTARAKGLRERAVIWLHALRNALIPVVTVIGLEFGGLLGGAVVIEAVFTRQGLGFQLINSINQRDYPIAQGLVVMAALVYAVMNLVIDVLYTYIDPRVRLEGSSGA is encoded by the coding sequence ATGGGCGCCTACATCCTGCGACGGGTGCTCTACATCATTCCGGTCACTCTCGGAGTGGTCACGGTGGCGTTCGTGCTGCTGCGCCTGGTGCCTGGTGATCCGATCACCCTCTACTACTTCGGCCAGGATCAGCCAGGGCAAGCCAGCGCGTCGGCCGCCGGCCTCGAATCGGAGTCCACGCTCGAGCGGCTGCGCGAGGCCTACAACCTCGACAAGTCGATGCCCCACCAATACGTGCTGTATCTGGCGGACCTGGTGCGGGGCGACCTGGGGATCTCCATCCGCAAGAAGCGGCCGGTGCTGCATATCATTGGCGACCATTGGCCTGCGACCATGCAGATCACGTTGGTGGGGATGTCGGTCGCCATCGTGGTGGGGCTGACCGCCGGCATCCTATCCGCGATCAAGCACCACACCATCATCGACTACGCGGCCCAGATGTTCGCGATTATCGGCGTGTCGGTGCCGCAATTCCTGCTTGGGCTCGTCTTGATCTTCATATTCAGCATCACGTTGGGCTGGCTGCCGGCGATTTCCAATGGTCACGGCAAGGAGTTGATCTTGCCGTCGATCACCTTGGGCCTGGCGGCCTCCGCCATCCTGGCTCGGCTGACCCGGTCGTCGATGCTGGACGTGATGTCCCGGGACTACATCCGCACGGCGCGGGCCAAGGGTCTGCGTGAGCGCGCGGTGATTTGGCTCCACGCGCTGCGCAATGCGCTGATTCCCGTGGTGACGGTGATCGGGCTCGAGTTCGGCGGCCTTCTCGGCGGGGCGGTGGTGATCGAGGCGGTGTTTACACGCCAGGGACTGGGATTTCAGCTCATCAATTCCATCAACCAGCGCGACTATCCCATCGCTCAAGGTCTCGTCGTCATGGCGGCGCTGGTCTACGCGGTTATGAATCTCGTGATCGACGTGTTGTACACCTACATCGACCCGCGCGTGCGTCTCGAAGGATCGAGCGGCGCCTAG
- a CDS encoding ABC transporter substrate-binding protein, whose amino-acid sequence MGTKSSLSRRQALRGGALALAGGVGAAALAACGEEKIVTKEVIKEVPVQTIVTQEVIKEVEVATVVTQEVIKEVPVQQIVEKEVVREVIVEKIVEKARERAPGVDAHLLSKIVDIGGEPWNPIVGGEVSYFTFTNPNSLDPLSWITRGPEATSPMFERLVVFGENNVLQPHLASDLPQVADDHMSWTLPLRNDVKFHDGTPFNADAVVFNFERYLDESAVRGSVAGEVGAFANVEKIDDFTVRFNTNGPQPLLPEFLTTASLVMGSPKAITEMGQDFERNPVGTGPYSFVSWTDDVDLLYERFDDYTWGPPFATNKGPGLADTARILQLSMDFAARAQAFEAGEIDISLQFTFPDVQRVSENPAFHVIGLLFNDIQYVPMNTIKWPLTDINVRKALIHALDRRTATVRQNGGLAPTLVSNLLAPGTIGFSEEASKLYDWNVPKANEILDAAGYPRGEDGFRYDSEGKRLEVIFPNTPNPICELFKLDIESNIGIFVDVPNIDFPTFAEGMSQGLYHHAWNGVGGRNGDALYTRFHTSLLGKPGRAWTFFEYSGEPGVPNPDSRIDPLLDGARTEFDAEKRVQMWKDAEYLLMENAVGVPLVQSLLAWLTNPSTVGGRMFIGSGASHPYFGDLYSKD is encoded by the coding sequence ATGGGTACGAAATCTTCGCTCTCGCGCCGTCAAGCGTTGCGCGGTGGAGCCCTTGCCTTAGCCGGCGGTGTCGGAGCGGCCGCACTCGCCGCGTGCGGCGAAGAGAAGATCGTCACCAAGGAAGTGATCAAGGAAGTCCCGGTCCAGACCATCGTCACCCAGGAGGTGATCAAAGAGGTCGAGGTCGCGACGGTGGTGACCCAAGAGGTCATCAAGGAAGTCCCGGTCCAGCAGATCGTCGAGAAGGAAGTCGTCCGCGAGGTCATCGTCGAGAAGATCGTCGAGAAGGCCCGCGAACGAGCTCCCGGCGTCGACGCCCACCTGCTCAGCAAGATCGTGGATATCGGCGGCGAGCCGTGGAACCCCATCGTGGGCGGCGAGGTGAGCTACTTCACGTTCACCAATCCGAATTCGCTAGACCCGCTGTCCTGGATTACGCGCGGGCCCGAGGCGACGTCGCCGATGTTCGAGCGCCTCGTGGTGTTCGGCGAGAACAACGTCCTGCAGCCGCACCTGGCCTCGGATCTTCCCCAGGTCGCGGACGATCACATGTCATGGACGCTTCCGCTGCGCAACGACGTGAAGTTCCACGACGGCACCCCGTTCAACGCCGATGCCGTGGTCTTCAACTTCGAGCGCTATCTCGATGAGAGCGCCGTGCGCGGCTCGGTCGCGGGTGAGGTTGGCGCGTTTGCCAACGTGGAGAAGATCGACGACTTCACCGTGCGGTTCAACACCAACGGACCGCAGCCGTTGCTGCCGGAGTTCCTGACGACCGCGTCGCTCGTGATGGGGTCGCCGAAGGCCATCACGGAGATGGGACAGGACTTCGAGCGCAATCCGGTTGGAACGGGCCCTTACAGCTTCGTGAGCTGGACCGACGACGTTGATCTGCTCTACGAGCGGTTCGACGACTACACGTGGGGTCCGCCGTTTGCGACGAACAAGGGGCCGGGCCTGGCCGACACGGCGAGGATTCTCCAGCTGTCGATGGACTTCGCCGCCCGGGCGCAGGCGTTCGAGGCCGGTGAGATCGACATCTCCCTGCAGTTCACGTTCCCGGACGTGCAGCGGGTTTCCGAGAATCCCGCGTTCCACGTCATCGGGCTGCTGTTCAACGACATCCAGTATGTGCCGATGAACACGATCAAGTGGCCCTTGACCGACATCAACGTGCGCAAGGCGCTAATTCACGCGCTGGACCGGCGGACCGCGACCGTGCGGCAAAACGGCGGCCTGGCGCCGACCCTGGTGAGCAACCTGCTGGCACCGGGCACCATCGGCTTCAGCGAAGAGGCGTCCAAGCTCTACGACTGGAACGTTCCCAAGGCCAACGAGATCCTGGACGCGGCCGGCTACCCGAGAGGCGAGGACGGCTTCCGCTACGACTCGGAGGGCAAGCGGCTCGAGGTGATCTTCCCGAACACCCCGAATCCGATTTGCGAGCTGTTCAAGCTGGACATCGAGTCCAACATCGGCATCTTCGTGGACGTGCCAAATATCGACTTCCCGACGTTTGCCGAGGGGATGAGCCAGGGGCTCTATCACCACGCGTGGAACGGCGTGGGCGGTCGCAACGGCGATGCGCTGTACACGAGATTCCACACGTCGCTGCTGGGCAAGCCCGGTCGCGCGTGGACGTTCTTCGAGTACTCGGGCGAGCCGGGCGTGCCCAACCCCGACTCGCGCATCGACCCGCTGTTGGACGGCGCGCGCACCGAGTTCGACGCGGAGAAGCGGGTGCAGATGTGGAAGGATGCCGAGTATCTCCTGATGGAGAACGCGGTGGGCGTCCCGCTGGTGCAGTCGCTCCTGGCGTGGCTGACGAATCCGTCCACCGTTGGCGGGCGGATGTTCATCGGCAGCGGAGCGTCGCATCCCTACTTCGGCGACCTCTACAGCAAGGACTAG
- a CDS encoding ABC transporter permease yields MSLESQVAGDTALQGAVQAKPRSEWSLAWGRLYRNKGALVGGAVLIVMATGAIFADVIATEGLDYYNVPGALLPPGTDGHVFGTDDIGRDVFSRVVRGARISLRIGFTAVAIGAFFGSILGLVAGYFGRWPDMLISRVLDIMLAFPSLLLAITIVAGLGPGLNNAMIALGIAGIPGYARVVRGTTLSAREFTYVRAARAVGMRDLRVIFRHILPNVVSPILILATLGLGTNMLSAAGLSFLGLGAGPPEPEWGLELSLNRNYFRTAWWIPTFNGLALAITVFAINLFGDGLREALDPQASAWTG; encoded by the coding sequence TTGAGCTTGGAATCTCAGGTGGCGGGCGATACGGCGCTCCAAGGCGCCGTTCAGGCCAAGCCGCGCAGCGAATGGTCGCTGGCGTGGGGTCGTCTTTACCGCAACAAGGGCGCGCTGGTCGGCGGCGCGGTGCTCATCGTGATGGCGACCGGGGCGATTTTCGCCGACGTGATTGCGACTGAAGGACTGGACTACTACAACGTTCCGGGGGCGCTGCTGCCGCCGGGCACGGATGGCCACGTCTTCGGCACGGACGACATCGGACGCGACGTGTTCAGCCGCGTGGTGCGAGGGGCGCGCATCTCCTTGCGCATCGGATTCACGGCGGTTGCGATTGGGGCGTTTTTCGGGTCCATCCTGGGATTGGTCGCGGGCTACTTCGGCCGCTGGCCGGACATGCTGATCAGCCGCGTGCTGGACATCATGCTGGCGTTTCCCAGCCTGCTGCTGGCCATCACCATCGTGGCGGGTCTGGGTCCCGGACTGAACAACGCCATGATCGCGCTGGGGATCGCCGGGATTCCCGGGTATGCCCGCGTGGTGCGAGGCACCACGCTGTCGGCGCGTGAATTCACCTATGTGCGGGCGGCGCGTGCGGTCGGAATGCGCGATCTGCGAGTGATCTTTCGCCACATCCTCCCCAACGTGGTCAGCCCCATTCTGATCCTGGCGACGCTTGGGCTGGGGACCAACATGCTGTCGGCGGCCGGCCTGAGCTTTCTCGGATTGGGCGCCGGCCCACCCGAGCCCGAATGGGGACTCGAACTCTCCTTGAATCGCAACTACTTCCGCACGGCGTGGTGGATTCCGACGTTCAACGGTCTGGCGCTGGCGATCACCGTGTTCGCCATCAATCTGTTTGGCGACGGCCTCCGCGAGGCGCTCGATCCGCAGGCGTCGGCCTGGACCGGCTAG